Proteins from one Doryrhamphus excisus isolate RoL2022-K1 chromosome 19, RoL_Dexc_1.0, whole genome shotgun sequence genomic window:
- the exo1 gene encoding exonuclease 1 isoform X2 codes for MGIPGLLQFIKDAGEPINVKKYKGQTVAVDTYCWLHRGAFSCAEKLAKGEPTDQYVLYCMKYVDMLFSFSVKPILVFDGRNLPSKREVEKARRERREANLQKGRQLLREGKLSEARDCFTRCVNITPAMAHNLIKAARARGVDCVVAPYEADAQLAYLTKSGLAHAVITEDSDLLAFGCKKVILKMDKQGNGLEIDQSNLGRCRALGNVFTEEKFRYMCILSGCDYLASLHGIGLGKACKLLRLARDPDILKVIKKMNQYLKMSLVVPEEYIEGFVRANHTFLYQLVFDPVSRKVVPLNPYPDDVNPAALSYAGPPLGADAALQMALGNLDVNTQERIDDFDPDKPKAQPARQRSHSWNDNRVGAQLSIWSRSTRATATPVPPAQPATSPDRPPPTRGKERLISLAGVGMKRPRQDTRLSDEDVLEQYSDSGKRWKPERHPPDRSTSTPIGQSRPPRNRFATVLQMRNQDADETGPAMTSRFFSDSSSESTRAAFSETAEPAASSPADDTPADDADGPDIPSVETPSPPPSPNAATPGSGGSQGLRLFDWSGASPPADRSQTPESGLNALRRFQYRKDTVSSSTRKDEVSAPSQESGYFNQSQPWSAGLHQDDGLNAPKMESKESEQSPTSSKETRLWKSKVAGLPKPTSNRVLTDTNAHALGPARASGLRKRSGGFGKKPSNSENNPNVQATISSLWKNYSFKKDAPKMMSCVKGEPMSPLEGNLMAS; via the exons atGGGCATCCCTGGGCTGCTGCAGTTTATCAAAGATGCAGGAGAGCCCATCAATGTGAAGAAATACAAAGGGCAGACGGTGGCCGTGGACACGTATTGTTGGCTCCATAGAGGAGCGTTTTCATGTGCCGAGAAGCTTGCCAAAGGGGAACCCACTGATCA GtacgtactgtactgtatgaaaTATGTGGACATGCTGTTCTCCTTCAGCGTGAAACCAATTCTAGTATTCGATGGACGGAATCTACCTTCAAAACGAGAGGTGGAAAAGGCTCGCAGAGA GCGCCGAGAAGCTAACCTTCAAAAGGGCAGACAGCTGTTACGAGAAGGCAAGCTTTCCGAGGCCAGAGACTGCTTTACTCGCTGCGTCAACATCACTCCAGCCATGGCTCATAACCTGATCAAG GCTGCGAGGGCAAGAGGGGTGGACTGTGTGGTGGCCCCGTACGAAGCCGATGCTCAGCTGGCCTACCTGACCAAATCTGGTTTGGCCCATGCGGTCATCACGGAGGATTCCGACCTGCTGGCCTTTGGCTGTAAAAAG GTGATCCTAAAAATGGACAAACAGGGAAATGGCCTGGAGATAGACCAAAGCAACCTGGGCCGATGTCGCGCCCTGGGGAACGTCTTCACGGAGGAGAAGTTTCGCTACATGTGCATCCTCTCCGGGTGCGACTACCTGGCGTCCCTGCACGGCATCGGCCTGGGCAAGGCTTGCAAACTGCTGCGGCTGGCAAGAGACCCCGATATACTCAAG GTGATCAAGAAGATGAACCAGTACCTGAAGATGAGCCTAGTGGTCCCGGAGGAGTACATTGAGGGCTTTGTCAGAGCCAATCACACCTTCCTGTACCAGCTGGTGTTTGATCCCGTCAGCAGGAAGGTGGTCCCCCTCAACCCCTACCCAGACGACGTCAACCCAGCCGCCCTCAGCTACGCTGGACC TCCTTTAGGAGCCGACGCGGCCTTGCAAATGGCCTTGGGAAACCTTGACGTGAACACACAGGAGAGGATAGACGACTTCGACCCAGACAAACCTAAGGCACAG CCCGCAAGACAACGCAGTCACAGCTGGAATGACAACCGGGTCGGCGCCCAGCTCAGCATCTGGAGTAGAAGCACGAGGGCGACCGCAACCCCTGTCCCACCAGCCCAGCCTGCAACCTCCCCCGACAGGCCTCCCCCCACCAGGGGCAAGGAGAGACTCATCAGCCTGGCTGGTGTCGGCATGAAGAGACCCCGCCAGG ACACCAGACTGTCAGACGAAGACGTCCTGGAGCAGTACTCGGACAGCGGGAAGCGATGGAAGCCCGAGCGGCATCCGCCAGACCGCTCCACGTCAACGCCCATCGGTCAGTCCCGGCCACCACGGAACCGCTTCGCCACGGTCCTGCAGATGAGGAACCAGGATGCAGACGAGACGGGCCCGGCCATGACCAGCAG ATTCTTCAGCGATTCCAGTTCGGAATCCACCCGGGCGGCTTTCAGCGAGACCGCCGAGCCGGCGGCGTCGAGCCCCGCGGACGACACCCCCGCCGATGACGCCGACGGTCCAGACATCCCATCCGTGGAGACGCCCAGTCCGCCCCCGTCTCCAAACGCCGCCACCCCCGGCTCGGGCGGCAGCCAAGGTCTCAGGCTCTTTGACTGGTCGGGGGCTTCGCCACCAGCGGATCGGTCACAGACGCCCGAGTCCGGCCTGAACGCCCTGCGGCGGTTCCAGTATCGGAAGGACACGGTCTCCTCGTCCACAAGGAAGGATGAGGTCTCTGCTCCTTCCCAGGAAAGTGGCTATTTCAATCAATCCCAGCCGTGGTCTGCGGGCTTACACCAAGACGACGGCTTGAACGCACCT AAGATGGAATCCAAAGAGTCGGAGCAGAGTCCCACAAGCTCAAAGGAGACCAGACTATGGAAGTCAAAG gtTGCAGGCCTGCCTAAGCCCACGTCGAACCGTGTGCTCACGGACACAAATGCGCACGCCTTGGGCCCGGCCAGGGCGAGCGGACTGAGGAAAAGATCCGGCGGATTCGGGAAGAAACCTTCAAACAGCGAGAACAACCCCAACGTTCAGGCCACCATCAGCAGTCTCTGGAAGAACTACAGCTTCAAAAA
- the exo1 gene encoding exonuclease 1 isoform X1, which produces MGIPGLLQFIKDAGEPINVKKYKGQTVAVDTYCWLHRGAFSCAEKLAKGEPTDQYVLYCMKYVDMLFSFSVKPILVFDGRNLPSKREVEKARRERREANLQKGRQLLREGKLSEARDCFTRCVNITPAMAHNLIKAARARGVDCVVAPYEADAQLAYLTKSGLAHAVITEDSDLLAFGCKKVACTYRMCITPHASYSQTTQVILKMDKQGNGLEIDQSNLGRCRALGNVFTEEKFRYMCILSGCDYLASLHGIGLGKACKLLRLARDPDILKVIKKMNQYLKMSLVVPEEYIEGFVRANHTFLYQLVFDPVSRKVVPLNPYPDDVNPAALSYAGPPLGADAALQMALGNLDVNTQERIDDFDPDKPKAQPARQRSHSWNDNRVGAQLSIWSRSTRATATPVPPAQPATSPDRPPPTRGKERLISLAGVGMKRPRQDTRLSDEDVLEQYSDSGKRWKPERHPPDRSTSTPIGQSRPPRNRFATVLQMRNQDADETGPAMTSRFFSDSSSESTRAAFSETAEPAASSPADDTPADDADGPDIPSVETPSPPPSPNAATPGSGGSQGLRLFDWSGASPPADRSQTPESGLNALRRFQYRKDTVSSSTRKDEVSAPSQESGYFNQSQPWSAGLHQDDGLNAPKMESKESEQSPTSSKETRLWKSKVAGLPKPTSNRVLTDTNAHALGPARASGLRKRSGGFGKKPSNSENNPNVQATISSLWKNYSFKKDAPKMMSCVKGEPMSPLEGNLMAS; this is translated from the exons atGGGCATCCCTGGGCTGCTGCAGTTTATCAAAGATGCAGGAGAGCCCATCAATGTGAAGAAATACAAAGGGCAGACGGTGGCCGTGGACACGTATTGTTGGCTCCATAGAGGAGCGTTTTCATGTGCCGAGAAGCTTGCCAAAGGGGAACCCACTGATCA GtacgtactgtactgtatgaaaTATGTGGACATGCTGTTCTCCTTCAGCGTGAAACCAATTCTAGTATTCGATGGACGGAATCTACCTTCAAAACGAGAGGTGGAAAAGGCTCGCAGAGA GCGCCGAGAAGCTAACCTTCAAAAGGGCAGACAGCTGTTACGAGAAGGCAAGCTTTCCGAGGCCAGAGACTGCTTTACTCGCTGCGTCAACATCACTCCAGCCATGGCTCATAACCTGATCAAG GCTGCGAGGGCAAGAGGGGTGGACTGTGTGGTGGCCCCGTACGAAGCCGATGCTCAGCTGGCCTACCTGACCAAATCTGGTTTGGCCCATGCGGTCATCACGGAGGATTCCGACCTGCTGGCCTTTGGCTGTAAAAAG GTGGCCTGTACGTACCGTATGTGTATAACTCCGCATGCGTCATATTCCCAAACAACGCAGGTGATCCTAAAAATGGACAAACAGGGAAATGGCCTGGAGATAGACCAAAGCAACCTGGGCCGATGTCGCGCCCTGGGGAACGTCTTCACGGAGGAGAAGTTTCGCTACATGTGCATCCTCTCCGGGTGCGACTACCTGGCGTCCCTGCACGGCATCGGCCTGGGCAAGGCTTGCAAACTGCTGCGGCTGGCAAGAGACCCCGATATACTCAAG GTGATCAAGAAGATGAACCAGTACCTGAAGATGAGCCTAGTGGTCCCGGAGGAGTACATTGAGGGCTTTGTCAGAGCCAATCACACCTTCCTGTACCAGCTGGTGTTTGATCCCGTCAGCAGGAAGGTGGTCCCCCTCAACCCCTACCCAGACGACGTCAACCCAGCCGCCCTCAGCTACGCTGGACC TCCTTTAGGAGCCGACGCGGCCTTGCAAATGGCCTTGGGAAACCTTGACGTGAACACACAGGAGAGGATAGACGACTTCGACCCAGACAAACCTAAGGCACAG CCCGCAAGACAACGCAGTCACAGCTGGAATGACAACCGGGTCGGCGCCCAGCTCAGCATCTGGAGTAGAAGCACGAGGGCGACCGCAACCCCTGTCCCACCAGCCCAGCCTGCAACCTCCCCCGACAGGCCTCCCCCCACCAGGGGCAAGGAGAGACTCATCAGCCTGGCTGGTGTCGGCATGAAGAGACCCCGCCAGG ACACCAGACTGTCAGACGAAGACGTCCTGGAGCAGTACTCGGACAGCGGGAAGCGATGGAAGCCCGAGCGGCATCCGCCAGACCGCTCCACGTCAACGCCCATCGGTCAGTCCCGGCCACCACGGAACCGCTTCGCCACGGTCCTGCAGATGAGGAACCAGGATGCAGACGAGACGGGCCCGGCCATGACCAGCAG ATTCTTCAGCGATTCCAGTTCGGAATCCACCCGGGCGGCTTTCAGCGAGACCGCCGAGCCGGCGGCGTCGAGCCCCGCGGACGACACCCCCGCCGATGACGCCGACGGTCCAGACATCCCATCCGTGGAGACGCCCAGTCCGCCCCCGTCTCCAAACGCCGCCACCCCCGGCTCGGGCGGCAGCCAAGGTCTCAGGCTCTTTGACTGGTCGGGGGCTTCGCCACCAGCGGATCGGTCACAGACGCCCGAGTCCGGCCTGAACGCCCTGCGGCGGTTCCAGTATCGGAAGGACACGGTCTCCTCGTCCACAAGGAAGGATGAGGTCTCTGCTCCTTCCCAGGAAAGTGGCTATTTCAATCAATCCCAGCCGTGGTCTGCGGGCTTACACCAAGACGACGGCTTGAACGCACCT AAGATGGAATCCAAAGAGTCGGAGCAGAGTCCCACAAGCTCAAAGGAGACCAGACTATGGAAGTCAAAG gtTGCAGGCCTGCCTAAGCCCACGTCGAACCGTGTGCTCACGGACACAAATGCGCACGCCTTGGGCCCGGCCAGGGCGAGCGGACTGAGGAAAAGATCCGGCGGATTCGGGAAGAAACCTTCAAACAGCGAGAACAACCCCAACGTTCAGGCCACCATCAGCAGTCTCTGGAAGAACTACAGCTTCAAAAA